The Pseudomonas sp. TH06 genome has a window encoding:
- a CDS encoding urease accessory protein UreD translates to MNSTVSPALFTPSWHAELELAYARFGDCTRPVMRRHLGPLRVQKHLYAEGPEVCQHIIVHPPGGIAGGDRLDISARVEQDAWAQITSPGAAKWYRAAGPAYQKLDLHIAAGATLEWLPQETIVYSAAQAELSTSIDLEGDARLFYWDVVALGRPASGERFDLGHFQAHLDIRRDGRLLWHERQRIVGNDGLLDSPIGLDGHPVFATLLVTGEIDAELLERCRSLNHEVRGDLTQLPGLLIARCLASEALLARGWLIDLWRLLRPALLGREAQPPRIWNT, encoded by the coding sequence ATGAATTCGACTGTTTCACCTGCCCTGTTTACCCCGAGCTGGCACGCCGAGCTGGAACTGGCCTACGCCCGTTTCGGCGATTGCACGCGCCCGGTCATGCGTCGACACCTCGGCCCGCTGCGGGTACAGAAGCATCTGTACGCCGAAGGCCCCGAAGTCTGCCAACACATCATCGTCCACCCACCGGGCGGGATTGCCGGCGGCGACCGACTGGACATCAGCGCGCGGGTAGAACAGGACGCCTGGGCGCAGATCACCAGCCCCGGCGCAGCCAAGTGGTATCGCGCCGCAGGGCCTGCTTATCAGAAGCTCGACTTGCACATCGCTGCCGGCGCGACACTGGAATGGCTGCCGCAAGAGACCATCGTCTACAGCGCCGCCCAGGCCGAACTGAGCACCTCGATTGATCTGGAAGGTGACGCCCGGCTGTTCTACTGGGACGTGGTGGCGCTGGGTCGCCCGGCCAGTGGTGAACGGTTCGACCTCGGGCATTTCCAGGCGCATCTGGATATTCGCCGCGACGGTCGATTGCTCTGGCATGAACGCCAGCGCATTGTCGGGAATGACGGTTTGCTCGATTCGCCGATTGGTCTGGATGGTCACCCGGTGTTTGCGACGCTGCTGGTGACCGGTGAAATTGATGCTGAACTGCTGGAGCGCTGCCGCTCGCTGAATCATGAAGTACGCGGCGATCTGACCCAGTTGCCGGGGTTGTTGATCGCCCGCTGCCTGGCGAGTGAAGCGCTGTTGGCGCGGGGCTGGCTGATCGACCTGTGGCGCCTGCTGCGCCCGGCCCTGCTCGGCCGCGAGGCTCAGCCCCCACGAATCTGGAATACCTGA
- a CDS encoding ABC transporter substrate-binding protein, whose product MTVRSLLCVALLLCSAQALAEATKYPLTIQSCNREVTFKAAPKHAVSHDINMTQMMLALGLKSRMAGYSGVSGWKSVTPEMQSLLDGLPELAAKYPSVETLLNANVDFFFAGWDYGMRVGGDLTPQTLQPLGINVYELTESCAFVMKRPAATLDDTYNDLRNLGKIFDVQDRANALIAQMQAQVAAVRKDLPAAKPRVFLYDSGEDRAMTSGRLGMPQALIDAAGGRNILDDVDASWTRVNWETVVEHNPQVIVIVDYSEITAEQKIEFLLNNKALQSVDAIKNQRFIVIPYVQATPGIDNVLAVETLAKGFHGE is encoded by the coding sequence ATGACTGTGCGTTCCCTGCTTTGCGTCGCTCTTTTGTTGTGCAGTGCCCAGGCCTTGGCCGAGGCCACGAAGTACCCGCTGACCATTCAAAGTTGCAATCGCGAAGTGACCTTCAAGGCAGCGCCGAAACACGCAGTCAGCCACGACATCAACATGACCCAGATGATGCTCGCCCTCGGCCTCAAGTCGCGAATGGCCGGTTACAGCGGCGTCAGTGGCTGGAAGTCGGTGACACCCGAAATGCAGTCGCTGCTCGACGGTCTGCCGGAGCTGGCAGCGAAATATCCGTCGGTGGAAACCCTGCTCAATGCCAACGTCGACTTCTTCTTCGCCGGTTGGGATTACGGCATGCGCGTCGGCGGCGATCTCACCCCGCAAACCCTGCAACCGCTGGGCATCAACGTGTATGAGTTGACCGAGTCCTGCGCGTTCGTGATGAAGCGCCCGGCGGCGACGCTGGACGACACCTACAACGATCTGCGCAACCTCGGCAAAATCTTCGACGTGCAGGACCGCGCCAATGCGCTGATCGCCCAGATGCAGGCGCAAGTCGCCGCAGTGCGCAAAGACCTGCCCGCCGCCAAGCCGCGGGTTTTCCTCTATGACAGCGGCGAAGACCGCGCCATGACCTCCGGCCGCCTCGGCATGCCACAGGCGCTGATCGATGCCGCTGGCGGGCGCAATATTCTCGACGACGTCGACGCGAGCTGGACGCGGGTCAACTGGGAGACCGTGGTCGAGCATAATCCGCAGGTCATCGTCATCGTCGACTACAGCGAAATCACTGCCGAGCAGAAGATTGAATTTCTGCTGAACAACAAAGCCCTGCAATCGGTGGACGCGATCAAGAACCAGCGCTTCATCGTCATTCCGTATGTGCAGGCCACCCCGGGGATCGACAACGTACTGGCGGTGGAAACACTGGCCAAAGGTTTCCACGGCGAATGA
- the urtB gene encoding urea ABC transporter permease subunit UrtB, whose protein sequence is MPTAIYRLLLAIALLLPMLAHAGDAEDFVAANPVQQAKLLEAWAAQPDPARIELINALQQGELTVDGQPKTLRLNNRLRGLIDTAMASHQLLAVDAKIRLSAAQQLQKSAKPAQLKFLDQQLAGEKDQSVHAALSLALANLQLVDSDPSVRLAAVRLLGETGDPLARTRLEGLLEPGVETDANVRTAAETSLAQVKRKLLIGEILGQAFSGMSLGSILLLAALGLAITFGLLGVINMAHGEMLMLGAYSTYVVQLMFQRYAPQAIEFYPLIALPVAFFVTAAIGMALERTVIRHLYGRPLETLLATWGISLMLIQLVRLLFGAQNVEVANPAWLSGGIQVLPNLVLPYNRIVIIAFALFVVVLTWLLLNKTRLGLNVRAVTQNRNMAACCGVPTGRVDMLAFGLGSGIAGLGGVALSQIGNVGPDLGQSYIIDSFLVVVLGGVGQLAGSVLAAFGLGIANKILEPQIGAVLGKILILALIILFIQKRPQGLFALKGRVID, encoded by the coding sequence ATGCCCACTGCCATCTACCGTTTGCTTCTCGCCATTGCACTGTTGTTGCCGATGCTGGCCCACGCCGGAGATGCCGAAGACTTCGTCGCGGCCAATCCCGTGCAGCAGGCAAAACTGCTCGAAGCCTGGGCCGCGCAGCCCGATCCGGCCCGTATCGAACTGATCAACGCCCTGCAACAAGGCGAATTGACCGTCGACGGCCAACCCAAAACCCTGCGTCTGAACAACCGCCTGCGGGGTCTGATCGACACCGCCATGGCCAGCCACCAATTGCTCGCCGTCGACGCCAAAATCCGTCTGAGTGCTGCGCAGCAATTGCAGAAAAGCGCGAAACCCGCGCAGCTGAAATTCCTCGACCAGCAACTGGCTGGCGAAAAAGATCAAAGCGTTCACGCCGCCCTGAGCCTGGCGCTGGCCAATCTGCAACTGGTCGACAGCGACCCATCGGTGCGCCTCGCCGCCGTGCGTCTGCTTGGCGAAACCGGCGATCCACTGGCACGTACGCGCCTCGAAGGTTTGCTCGAACCCGGCGTCGAAACCGACGCCAATGTGCGCACCGCCGCCGAAACCAGCCTCGCCCAAGTCAAACGCAAACTGCTGATCGGCGAGATCCTTGGTCAAGCCTTCAGCGGCATGTCGCTCGGTTCGATTCTGCTGCTCGCGGCGCTCGGTCTGGCGATCACCTTCGGCCTGCTCGGGGTGATCAACATGGCCCACGGCGAGATGCTGATGCTCGGCGCCTACTCGACGTATGTGGTGCAACTGATGTTCCAGCGTTATGCACCGCAGGCGATCGAGTTCTATCCGCTGATCGCCTTGCCGGTGGCGTTTTTCGTCACCGCGGCGATCGGCATGGCGCTGGAGCGCACGGTGATTCGTCACCTCTACGGCCGCCCACTGGAAACCCTGCTCGCCACCTGGGGCATCAGCCTGATGTTGATTCAGCTTGTCCGTTTGTTGTTCGGCGCGCAGAACGTCGAAGTGGCGAACCCGGCGTGGCTGTCCGGCGGGATTCAGGTGTTGCCGAACCTGGTGCTGCCGTACAACCGCATCGTCATCATCGCTTTCGCCTTGTTTGTGGTGGTGCTGACCTGGTTGCTGCTGAACAAGACTCGCCTCGGCCTTAACGTCCGCGCGGTCACCCAGAACCGCAACATGGCCGCCTGCTGCGGCGTACCCACCGGACGCGTCGACATGCTCGCGTTCGGCCTCGGTTCGGGCATCGCCGGCCTTGGTGGTGTGGCGCTGAGCCAGATCGGTAACGTCGGCCCGGACCTCGGTCAGAGCTACATCATCGACTCGTTCCTGGTGGTGGTACTTGGCGGCGTCGGTCAACTGGCCGGCAGCGTGCTCGCCGCGTTCGGTCTCGGTATCGCCAACAAGATTCTTGAACCGCAGATCGGTGCGGTGCTCGGCAAGATCCTGATCCTCGCGCTGATCATTCTGTTTATCCAGAAACGTCCGCAAGGCCTCTTCGCACTGAAAGGACGGGTGATCGACTGA
- the urtD gene encoding urea ABC transporter ATP-binding protein UrtD: MRVTASAEFMLEPAFFPVEPNKDAGTSRDSIGLGQSAGPGLDTRHGTILTLEDISVSFDGFRALNNLNLYIGVGELRCIIGPNGAGKTTLMDVITGKTRPSHGKAWFGETLDLTQMSEVQIAQAGIGRKFQKPTVFEALSVFENLELAQKTDKSVWASLRARLSGEQRDRISEVLETIRLTTSVNRAAGLLSHGQKQFLEIGMLLMQDPQLLLLDEPVAGMTDAETEFTAELFKSLAGKHSLMVVEHDMGFVGSIADHVTVLHQGSVLAEGSLEQVQADERVIEVYLGR; this comes from the coding sequence ATGAGAGTCACAGCGAGCGCTGAATTCATGCTGGAGCCAGCCTTCTTCCCCGTCGAACCGAACAAGGATGCCGGCACCAGTCGCGACTCCATCGGTCTCGGCCAAAGCGCCGGCCCGGGGCTCGACACCCGCCACGGCACGATCCTGACCCTGGAGGACATCAGCGTCAGCTTCGACGGCTTCCGCGCCTTGAACAACCTCAATCTGTACATCGGCGTCGGCGAACTGCGCTGCATCATCGGCCCCAACGGCGCAGGCAAAACCACGTTGATGGACGTGATTACCGGCAAGACTCGCCCAAGTCACGGCAAGGCCTGGTTCGGCGAAACCCTCGACCTGACGCAGATGAGCGAAGTGCAGATCGCCCAGGCCGGTATCGGTCGCAAGTTCCAGAAACCGACAGTGTTCGAAGCCCTGAGCGTGTTTGAAAATCTCGAACTGGCGCAGAAGACCGACAAATCGGTCTGGGCCAGTTTGCGTGCGCGCCTGAGCGGCGAGCAGCGAGACCGTATCAGCGAAGTGCTGGAGACCATTCGCCTGACAACGTCGGTCAATCGTGCAGCGGGCCTATTGTCCCACGGTCAAAAGCAGTTTCTGGAAATCGGCATGTTGCTGATGCAGGACCCGCAACTATTGCTGCTCGACGAACCGGTGGCCGGCATGACCGACGCCGAAACCGAGTTCACTGCCGAGTTGTTCAAGAGCCTGGCCGGCAAACATTCGCTGATGGTGGTGGAACATGACATGGGTTTTGTCGGCTCGATTGCCGACCACGTCACCGTGCTGCACCAGGGCAGCGTGCTGGCCGAAGGTTCGCTGGAACAGGTGCAGGCCGATGAGCGAGTGATCGAGGTCTATTTAGGCCGCTGA
- a CDS encoding iron ABC transporter permease yields MINRRYALLLIALGAVLLVSCVVSLGFGPARVPVDVVWRILLHKAFGIGEVDWSAGQEHIVWLIRVPRMLLGALVGAGLALIGAVLQAVTRNPLADPHLLGVTSGATLGAVIVVLHVGEIIGLLTLPIAAFIGALLSMLVVLAIASRHGRLDSDRLLLCGVAVSFVMMAIANLLLFMGDHRASSAVMFWMLGGLGLARWELLAVPAASVLLGLLLLLGMARPLNALMAGEQTAVTLGLNARSVRLRVFVIASLMTGVLVSISGSIGFVGLMVPHIARRLVGAEHRRLLPACVLLGSVFLIWVDVAARTMIAPEDLPIGVATAAIGGLFFIGLMRRR; encoded by the coding sequence ATGATCAACCGTCGCTACGCCCTGTTGCTGATCGCCCTCGGCGCCGTGTTGCTGGTGTCGTGCGTGGTGTCGCTCGGCTTCGGTCCTGCGCGGGTGCCAGTGGACGTGGTGTGGCGGATTTTGCTGCACAAGGCTTTTGGCATTGGCGAGGTCGACTGGAGCGCCGGGCAGGAACACATCGTCTGGCTGATCCGCGTGCCGCGCATGTTGCTTGGCGCGCTGGTGGGCGCCGGACTGGCGCTGATCGGCGCGGTGTTGCAAGCGGTGACGCGCAATCCTCTGGCCGATCCTCATCTGCTTGGCGTTACGTCGGGGGCGACATTGGGCGCGGTGATCGTGGTGTTGCATGTCGGCGAAATCATCGGCCTGCTGACCTTGCCGATTGCCGCATTCATCGGCGCCCTGCTGAGCATGTTGGTGGTGCTGGCGATTGCCAGTCGACATGGCCGGCTCGACAGTGACCGCCTGTTGTTGTGCGGTGTGGCGGTGTCGTTCGTGATGATGGCGATCGCCAATCTGCTGTTGTTCATGGGCGACCATCGCGCCAGTTCAGCGGTGATGTTCTGGATGCTCGGCGGCCTCGGTCTGGCACGTTGGGAATTGCTCGCGGTGCCGGCAGCGAGCGTGCTGCTCGGGTTGCTCTTGCTGCTGGGCATGGCCCGCCCATTGAACGCGCTGATGGCCGGCGAACAGACCGCCGTCACCCTCGGTCTGAATGCTCGCTCGGTGCGCTTGCGGGTCTTTGTCATCGCCTCGTTGATGACCGGTGTGCTGGTGTCGATCAGCGGCTCGATCGGTTTTGTCGGGCTGATGGTGCCGCACATTGCGCGGCGCCTGGTGGGTGCCGAGCACCGGCGATTGCTGCCGGCGTGCGTGTTGCTGGGCAGTGTGTTTCTGATCTGGGTCGACGTCGCCGCTCGCACGATGATCGCCCCCGAAGACCTGCCCATCGGCGTCGCCACTGCTGCCATCGGCGGTCTGTTTTTCATCGGCCTGATGCGCCGCCGCTAA
- the urtE gene encoding urea ABC transporter ATP-binding subunit UrtE, whose amino-acid sequence MLQVDKLHQYYGGSHILRGLSFEVKVGEVTCLLGRNGVGKTTLLKCLMGLLPAKEGAVNWEGKPITSFKPHQRVHAGIAYVPQGREIFGRLTVEENLLMGLSRFPGSEAKEVPSFIYELFPVLLQMKQRRGGDLSGGQQQQLAIGRALASRPRLLILDEPTEGIQPSVIKEIGAVIKQLAARGDMAILLVEQFYDFAAELADQYLVMSRGEIVQQGRGENMEAEGVRGLVTI is encoded by the coding sequence ATGCTGCAAGTCGACAAGCTGCATCAGTATTACGGCGGTAGCCACATCCTGCGCGGCCTCAGCTTTGAGGTGAAGGTCGGCGAAGTCACTTGCCTGCTCGGCCGTAACGGCGTCGGTAAGACCACGCTGCTCAAATGCCTGATGGGGCTGTTGCCGGCCAAGGAAGGCGCGGTGAATTGGGAAGGCAAACCGATCACTTCGTTCAAGCCGCATCAGCGCGTGCACGCCGGAATCGCCTATGTGCCGCAGGGTCGAGAGATCTTCGGACGGCTGACCGTGGAAGAAAATCTGCTGATGGGTTTGTCACGCTTTCCCGGTAGCGAAGCGAAAGAAGTACCAAGTTTCATCTACGAATTGTTCCCGGTACTGCTACAAATGAAGCAGCGTCGCGGCGGCGATCTGTCCGGAGGGCAACAACAGCAACTGGCGATTGGCCGCGCACTGGCCAGCCGTCCACGTCTGCTGATCCTCGACGAACCCACCGAAGGCATTCAACCCTCGGTGATCAAGGAGATCGGCGCGGTGATCAAGCAGCTCGCGGCACGCGGCGACATGGCGATTCTGCTGGTGGAACAGTTTTACGACTTCGCCGCTGAACTGGCCGATCAATACCTGGTGATGTCTCGGGGCGAGATCGTGCAGCAGGGGCGCGGTGAAAATATGGAGGCCGAAGGTGTGCGCGGGCTGGTAACGATCTAG
- the urtC gene encoding urea ABC transporter permease subunit UrtC, producing the protein MNQPLLVTATQKAGPKVTMAVGGVILALLIALPLLSLLPAESALHVSAYTLTLVGKILCYAIVALALDLVWGYAGLLSLGHGVFFALGGYAMGMYLMRQAAGDGLPAFMTFLSWSELPWYWTGTSSFVWAMCLVVLAPGLLALVFGFFAFRSRIKGVYFSIMTQALTFAGMLLFFRNETGFGGNNGFTNFRTILGFGITEPGTRAVLFLATVLLLVASLFIGWRLARSKFGRVLTALRDAENRLMFCGYDPRGFKLFVWVLSAVLCGLAGALYVPQVGIINPSEMSPTNSIEAAVWVALGGRGTLIGPLLGAGVVNGMKSWFTVAFPEYWLFFLGALFIVVTLYLPKGVIGLLKKRGEQ; encoded by the coding sequence ATGAACCAGCCCCTGTTAGTCACGGCCACACAAAAGGCCGGGCCGAAAGTCACGATGGCCGTGGGTGGGGTGATTCTCGCCCTGCTGATTGCCCTGCCGTTGCTGTCGTTGTTACCCGCAGAAAGTGCCCTGCATGTCTCGGCCTACACCTTGACGCTGGTCGGCAAAATCCTCTGCTATGCCATCGTCGCCCTCGCGCTGGATCTGGTCTGGGGATACGCCGGTCTGCTGTCGCTGGGCCACGGCGTGTTCTTCGCGCTCGGCGGGTATGCGATGGGCATGTACCTGATGCGTCAGGCCGCCGGTGACGGCTTGCCGGCGTTCATGACCTTCCTGTCCTGGAGCGAATTGCCGTGGTACTGGACCGGCACCAGCAGCTTCGTCTGGGCGATGTGTCTGGTGGTGCTGGCGCCGGGATTGCTCGCACTGGTGTTCGGTTTCTTCGCCTTCCGTTCGCGGATCAAAGGCGTGTATTTCTCGATCATGACCCAAGCCCTGACCTTCGCCGGGATGCTCTTGTTCTTCCGCAACGAAACCGGGTTCGGCGGCAACAACGGCTTCACCAATTTCCGCACGATCCTTGGTTTCGGCATCACCGAACCGGGCACCCGCGCGGTGCTGTTTCTGGCGACCGTGTTGCTGCTCGTGGCGAGTCTGTTCATCGGCTGGCGTCTGGCGCGGAGCAAGTTCGGACGGGTGCTGACGGCCCTGCGCGATGCGGAAAACCGCTTGATGTTCTGCGGCTACGATCCACGCGGTTTCAAGCTGTTCGTCTGGGTCTTGAGCGCGGTGTTGTGTGGTCTGGCCGGGGCGCTGTACGTGCCACAGGTCGGGATCATCAACCCGAGTGAAATGTCACCGACCAACTCCATCGAAGCCGCTGTGTGGGTGGCCCTCGGCGGTCGCGGCACTTTGATCGGGCCGTTGCTCGGTGCCGGCGTGGTCAACGGTATGAAGAGCTGGTTCACCGTGGCTTTCCCGGAATACTGGCTGTTCTTCCTTGGCGCGCTGTTCATTGTCGTGACGCTGTACCTGCCCAAAGGCGTGATTGGCCTGCTGAAGAAACGAGGTGAGCAATGA
- the urtA gene encoding urea ABC transporter substrate-binding protein, whose protein sequence is MKRRSLIKAFTLTASIAAMGMTWTVQAAETIKVGILHSLSGTMAISETSLKDMALMTIDEINAKGGVNGKMLEPVVVDPASNWPLFAEKGRQLLTQDKVAVVFGCWTSVSRKSVLPVFEELNGLLFYPVQYEGEEMSPNVFYTGAAPNQQAIPAVEYLMSEEGGSAKRYFLLGTDYVYPRTTNKILRSFLHSKGVADKDIEEVYTPFGHSDYQTIVANIKKFSAGGKTAVISTVNGDSNVPFYKELANQGLKATDVPVVAFSVGEEELRGIDTKPLVGNLAAWNYFESVENPQNKKFVADWKAYAKKHNLPGADKAVTNDPMEATYVGIHMWAQAVEKAKSTDVDKVREALAGQTFAAPSGYTLTMDKTNHHLHKPVMIGEIQADGQFNVVWQTEGPIRAQPWSPFIDGNDKKPDYAVKSN, encoded by the coding sequence ATGAAGCGTCGCAGTTTGATCAAGGCTTTCACACTCACGGCATCCATTGCCGCGATGGGCATGACCTGGACTGTCCAGGCCGCCGAGACCATCAAGGTCGGTATCCTGCATTCGTTGTCCGGCACCATGGCGATCTCTGAAACGTCGCTCAAGGACATGGCGCTGATGACCATCGACGAGATCAACGCCAAGGGCGGCGTCAACGGCAAGATGCTCGAGCCGGTGGTGGTCGACCCGGCGTCGAACTGGCCGCTGTTCGCTGAAAAGGGCCGGCAGTTACTGACTCAGGACAAGGTCGCCGTGGTGTTCGGCTGCTGGACGTCGGTGTCGCGTAAATCGGTGTTGCCGGTGTTCGAAGAGCTCAACGGTCTGCTGTTCTACCCGGTGCAGTACGAAGGCGAAGAGATGTCGCCGAACGTCTTCTACACCGGCGCCGCGCCGAACCAGCAAGCGATCCCGGCGGTTGAATACCTGATGAGCGAAGAAGGCGGCAGCGCCAAGCGCTACTTCCTGCTCGGCACCGACTACGTCTACCCGCGCACCACCAACAAGATCCTGCGTTCGTTCCTGCATTCCAAAGGCGTGGCCGACAAGGACATCGAAGAGGTCTACACCCCGTTCGGTCACAGCGACTATCAAACCATCGTCGCCAACATCAAGAAATTCTCCGCTGGCGGCAAGACAGCCGTTATTTCCACCGTCAACGGCGACTCCAACGTGCCGTTCTATAAAGAGCTGGCCAACCAGGGCCTGAAAGCCACCGACGTTCCAGTCGTGGCGTTCTCCGTCGGTGAAGAAGAACTGCGCGGCATCGACACCAAACCGCTGGTGGGCAACCTCGCAGCGTGGAACTACTTCGAGTCGGTGGAGAACCCGCAGAACAAGAAATTCGTCGCTGACTGGAAAGCCTACGCGAAGAAACACAACCTGCCGGGCGCCGACAAAGCCGTGACCAACGACCCGATGGAAGCCACGTATGTCGGCATCCACATGTGGGCGCAAGCGGTGGAGAAAGCCAAGTCCACCGACGTCGACAAAGTCCGCGAAGCCCTCGCCGGCCAGACCTTCGCCGCGCCGTCGGGCTACACGCTGACCATGGACAAGACCAATCACCACCTGCACAAACCGGTGATGATCGGCGAGATCCAGGCCGATGGTCAGTTCAACGTGGTGTGGCAGACCGAAGGCCCGATCCGTGCGCAGCCTTGGAGCCCGTTTATCGATGGCAACGACAAGAAGCCGGATTATGCGGTGAAGAGCAACTGA